One Microcoleus sp. AS-A8 DNA window includes the following coding sequences:
- the cysW gene encoding sulfate ABC transporter permease subunit CysW, translated as MHNLEPSLHHDTPPGKDVSPTKQRNWVPVVLIGVAVTYLSLMLLIPAVNVFVQAFSKGFGTFLSQMTKPHFLHAAQLTLYLALITVPLNTVFGLCAAWVLARKKFRGRALILSIIDLPFSISPVVAGLMIVLLYGRNGWFGPFLEAHDIKIVFAFPAMVLATAFITMPFVAREVIPVLDEVGFDQEECAKTLGANDWQIFWRVTLPNIRWGLLYGVILTNARAMGEFGAIAVVSGNITGKTQPLPLFVEEAYKQYETQAAYSAAVLLTLLAVVTIIAKEILERRTTRRSGVH; from the coding sequence ATGCATAATTTAGAACCCTCGTTGCACCATGATACGCCTCCTGGCAAGGACGTTTCCCCAACGAAGCAAAGGAACTGGGTTCCCGTTGTGCTCATCGGGGTAGCAGTCACCTACCTGAGCTTAATGTTGTTAATCCCGGCGGTCAATGTGTTCGTGCAAGCGTTTAGCAAGGGCTTTGGGACGTTTTTATCACAGATGACGAAGCCCCACTTTCTCCATGCGGCGCAGCTTACGCTGTATTTAGCGCTAATTACCGTCCCGTTAAATACCGTATTTGGTCTGTGTGCCGCTTGGGTGCTCGCTCGGAAAAAATTCCGTGGACGCGCTTTAATCCTGAGCATTATTGACCTGCCTTTTTCCATCTCACCCGTGGTGGCAGGGTTGATGATTGTCTTGCTCTATGGGCGGAACGGTTGGTTTGGGCCGTTTTTAGAAGCTCACGATATTAAGATTGTTTTTGCCTTCCCTGCAATGGTACTGGCAACCGCCTTTATCACTATGCCCTTTGTGGCTCGTGAAGTGATTCCGGTTTTGGATGAGGTTGGTTTTGATCAAGAAGAATGTGCCAAGACTCTGGGGGCGAATGATTGGCAAATCTTCTGGCGCGTCACTCTGCCGAATATTCGCTGGGGCTTACTCTATGGTGTGATTTTGACTAATGCTAGAGCAATGGGTGAATTCGGTGCGATCGCTGTTGTATCTGGTAACATTACGGGTAAAACTCAACCTCTACCGCTCTTTGTGGAAGAGGCTTACAAGCAATATGAGACTCAAGCGGCTTACTCGGCTGCTGTATTGCTCACTTTGCTAGCGGTTGTCACGATCATCGCCAAGGAAATTTTAGAGCGTAGAACGACGCGTCGTTCTGGTGTTCATTAA
- the cysT gene encoding sulfate ABC transporter permease subunit CysT — MAISSPFQPTPVGKTSMAPVSKFSWAWGITIGYLTLMLFVPTLAMLLKASTEGPINFWKIATSEVALSTYDVTFVTALLAGLVNGVFGTLIAWVLVRYNFPFKKIIDAVIDLPFALPTAVAGLTLATVYSNNGWIGSLLAPFGIKVSFTRLGVWVAMVFISLPFVVRTVQPVLTEMEKEIEEAAWALGASQWQTFWRVILPPLIPSILTGVALGFARAVGEYGSTVIVASNIPYKDLIAPVLVFQRLEQYDYSGATVIGTVLLVISLLILLAINLLQAWGRRYA; from the coding sequence ATGGCTATATCTTCTCCCTTCCAGCCCACTCCGGTTGGGAAAACTTCAATGGCTCCAGTGAGCAAATTCTCTTGGGCTTGGGGAATCACAATCGGGTATCTCACCCTGATGCTATTTGTGCCAACGTTGGCTATGTTACTCAAAGCCAGTACTGAAGGGCCGATTAATTTCTGGAAAATTGCTACGAGTGAGGTTGCTCTATCCACTTATGATGTAACCTTTGTCACCGCCTTGCTAGCGGGACTGGTGAATGGCGTGTTTGGCACGCTGATTGCCTGGGTTTTGGTTCGCTATAACTTTCCATTCAAAAAGATTATCGATGCCGTAATCGATTTGCCCTTTGCTTTGCCTACCGCTGTTGCTGGTTTAACACTGGCAACGGTTTACAGCAATAACGGATGGATTGGTTCCCTCTTGGCTCCTTTTGGGATAAAGGTTTCCTTCACTCGCTTGGGGGTGTGGGTAGCGATGGTGTTTATTTCGCTGCCCTTTGTGGTGCGAACGGTGCAGCCAGTTCTTACAGAAATGGAAAAAGAAATTGAAGAAGCCGCTTGGGCTTTGGGAGCTTCTCAATGGCAGACCTTCTGGCGAGTGATTTTGCCCCCCTTAATTCCATCCATCTTGACGGGTGTCGCCCTGGGGTTTGCACGAGCGGTTGGAGAGTATGGCTCGACGGTAATTGTGGCTTCTAACATCCCGTATAAAGATTTAATCGCACCGGTATTGGTTTTCCAACGCTTGGAACAGTACGACTATTCGGGAGCTACCGTAATTGGTACCGTGTTGTTGGTGATTTCGCTGTTAATCCTATTGGCCATTAACCTTTTGCAAGCTTGGGGAAGACGCTATGCATAA
- a CDS encoding sulfate ABC transporter substrate-binding protein → MSQWQRLPQAGRHLIGQIINSVLKAVPGIEQGRQQRSRLNYSSRRGFLSLFLVGVSLSVAISACSGEGNNSTTAPNNSANSGASQKKDVEITLVSFAVTKAAHDQIIPKFAEQWKKEHNQNVTFQQSYGGSGSQTRAVIDGLEADVVHLALALDTKKIEKAGLIQPGWEQESPNEAIVSKSVGAIVTREGNPKKISTWADLAKPGIKVITANPKTSGGARWNFLAFWGAVTKTGGDENKALDFTKQVFKNVPVLPRDAREATDVFFKQGQGDALINYENEMILAKQQGENLPYVVPDVNISIDNPVAVVDKNVDKHGTREVAEAFVKFLYTPEAQREFAKVGFRPVDPTVEKETQTQYPKIKTLYTVKDLGGWDKIQKQFFDDGAVFDKIQAGK, encoded by the coding sequence ATGAGTCAGTGGCAACGCCTTCCCCAAGCGGGGAGGCACTTAATAGGGCAAATTATTAATAGTGTTCTTAAGGCTGTGCCAGGGATTGAGCAGGGTAGGCAGCAAAGAAGTCGGCTAAACTACAGTTCTCGGCGGGGGTTTCTATCCCTGTTTCTTGTGGGAGTCAGCTTGAGTGTCGCAATCTCAGCTTGCTCTGGGGAAGGGAACAACAGCACAACCGCACCCAACAATTCTGCTAATAGCGGAGCGAGTCAGAAAAAAGACGTGGAGATAACCCTTGTCTCTTTCGCCGTAACCAAAGCTGCCCACGACCAAATCATTCCCAAATTTGCTGAACAGTGGAAGAAAGAACATAACCAAAACGTCACCTTCCAGCAAAGCTACGGGGGTTCAGGTTCCCAAACTCGTGCTGTGATTGATGGCTTGGAAGCCGATGTGGTACACCTCGCCCTCGCCCTTGACACCAAGAAAATAGAGAAAGCTGGCCTGATTCAACCCGGTTGGGAGCAAGAATCCCCTAACGAAGCCATTGTTAGCAAATCTGTAGGTGCTATCGTCACCCGCGAAGGAAATCCCAAAAAGATTAGCACTTGGGCAGACTTGGCTAAACCAGGCATAAAAGTGATTACCGCTAACCCCAAAACCTCAGGCGGCGCACGCTGGAACTTTTTGGCTTTCTGGGGCGCTGTGACAAAAACAGGTGGGGATGAAAATAAAGCACTAGACTTCACGAAACAAGTCTTTAAGAACGTCCCCGTACTGCCTAGAGATGCGCGGGAAGCCACGGACGTATTCTTCAAGCAAGGTCAAGGCGATGCTCTCATCAACTACGAAAACGAGATGATTCTGGCGAAGCAGCAAGGTGAAAATCTTCCCTATGTTGTGCCGGATGTCAATATCTCCATCGATAATCCCGTTGCTGTGGTAGACAAAAACGTGGATAAACATGGGACGCGTGAAGTTGCCGAAGCCTTTGTCAAATTCCTATATACGCCAGAAGCACAACGAGAATTTGCCAAGGTAGGATTTCGTCCTGTTGACCCCACTGTCGAAAAAGAAACGCAAACCCAATACCCCAAAATCAAAACCCTCTACACGGTTAAGGATTTAGGGGGATGGGACAAGATCCAAAAGCAATTCTTTGATGACGGCGCTGTCTTCGACAAAATTCAAGCGGGCAAGTAG
- a CDS encoding universal stress protein translates to MAVNKILVALDRSPQSLVVFEQALEIAQIEESHLLLFHTLSWDANEQWTPFIGTLADIDLYGNFHRLHREHLQQEIEKAQSWLQTYCHQARLKNVPSELDCQLGEAGSLICKVAQNWGADLIVIGRRGHRWLSEILLGSVSNYVVHHALCSVLVVQGITLKNVNSTAKGIPEKLTY, encoded by the coding sequence ATGGCTGTCAACAAAATTCTGGTTGCTCTTGATCGCTCACCTCAATCCCTCGTAGTGTTTGAACAAGCTCTAGAGATAGCCCAAATAGAGGAAAGCCATCTTTTGTTGTTTCACACTCTGAGCTGGGATGCCAATGAACAGTGGACTCCCTTTATTGGGACATTGGCTGATATCGACTTGTATGGAAACTTCCATCGGCTCCATCGAGAGCATCTTCAACAAGAAATTGAGAAAGCTCAGAGTTGGCTGCAAACTTATTGTCACCAAGCCAGATTAAAGAATGTTCCTAGTGAATTGGACTGCCAGCTTGGAGAGGCTGGCTCACTGATTTGTAAGGTCGCCCAAAACTGGGGAGCCGATTTAATTGTTATCGGTCGTCGAGGCCACCGATGGCTATCAGAAATTTTGTTAGGAAGTGTGAGTAATTATGTGGTGCATCATGCCCTTTGCTCTGTCTTGGTTGTGCAAGGAATCACTCTAAAGAATGTAAATTCTACAGCTAAAGGCATTCCAGAAAAACTTACATACTAG
- a CDS encoding VOC family protein: MQITRCLHVAVLVSDLEKAEHFYGNILGLSKVERILKYPGVWYQVGDFQIHLIVDSSIHPKLQNPEKWGRNPHFALSVADLDAAKSQLLKHGCSLQMSASGRPALFTQDPDGNIIELGQA; this comes from the coding sequence ATGCAGATTACCCGGTGTCTTCATGTCGCTGTTCTTGTTTCTGACTTGGAAAAGGCAGAGCATTTTTATGGCAATATTTTAGGATTATCTAAAGTAGAGCGAATACTCAAATATCCCGGTGTTTGGTATCAGGTGGGAGACTTTCAGATTCACCTGATTGTAGACTCATCCATTCACCCCAAACTGCAAAATCCCGAAAAATGGGGACGGAACCCCCACTTCGCCCTCTCCGTTGCTGACTTGGATGCCGCCAAAAGCCAGCTATTAAAACATGGCTGTTCTCTACAAATGAGCGCGTCTGGTCGCCCTGCGCTGTTTACTCAAGACCCAGATGGTAACATCATCGAATTAGGTCAGGCTTAG
- a CDS encoding recombinase family protein — protein MKIVAYLYSDPLLESPANPTIWGFEVDRVYQDLGGRQQLQQLLADCHVEPANYLLIQRLDALGDTIEEVSDRLTQLESLGIEVIATEQSYNSSQLTTSDIPNIRANLFKILSEIQNDQCSRRIRQGHARNRLKALPPPGKAPYGYRRGKDRYIIDRSTAPVVKDFFEQFLLYGSLRGAVRYLEKKYNKKISVSTGWRWLTNPIYRGDLGYHNGEVISDAHNPILNREEAAQIDRLLRRNRRLPPRTASAPRSLAGLVVCGECQSHMTVTSVTRPRTDKEYLYLRPISCPKRPKCRAIAYEKILLFTIQSICQELPRAVASMNTPSLDGVKQSLNLQIAQNEEILAQLPALTATGVLDTETADLRAYKLRAEISQLRSRLAALPPVNLQAIAQAVSIPQFWNDLSEAERRFYFREFIRHIEIMRQDQEWWLKLIFIF, from the coding sequence ATGAAAATTGTTGCCTACCTTTACAGTGACCCCCTCCTTGAATCCCCAGCGAACCCAACGATTTGGGGATTTGAGGTGGATCGGGTCTATCAAGATTTGGGAGGACGTCAGCAATTGCAGCAGTTGTTGGCGGATTGTCACGTCGAACCCGCAAATTACTTATTAATCCAGCGCTTAGATGCACTGGGAGACACCATAGAGGAAGTTAGCGATCGCCTCACTCAACTCGAATCTCTGGGTATCGAAGTCATTGCCACAGAACAATCCTACAACTCTTCCCAACTTACCACTAGCGATATTCCGAATATTCGGGCAAATTTATTCAAAATCCTGAGTGAAATTCAAAACGACCAATGTAGCCGTCGTATTCGTCAAGGACACGCCCGGAATCGCCTAAAAGCTCTCCCACCTCCTGGGAAAGCACCCTATGGCTATCGGCGCGGGAAAGATCGCTACATCATTGATCGTTCTACAGCCCCTGTCGTCAAAGATTTTTTTGAACAGTTTCTCTTATATGGCTCGTTGCGGGGAGCCGTGCGATATCTAGAAAAAAAGTACAATAAAAAAATTTCGGTGTCCACAGGGTGGCGTTGGCTAACCAACCCCATCTATCGAGGTGATTTGGGTTATCACAATGGTGAGGTAATTTCTGATGCCCATAACCCCATTCTCAACCGAGAAGAAGCCGCCCAGATAGACCGCTTACTGCGTCGCAACCGCCGACTTCCCCCCCGTACCGCCAGCGCCCCTCGCTCTTTGGCGGGTTTAGTCGTCTGCGGGGAGTGCCAGTCTCACATGACGGTGACCAGTGTCACAAGACCTCGCACTGACAAAGAATACCTCTACCTACGTCCGATTAGCTGCCCCAAGCGTCCCAAGTGCCGTGCGATCGCTTACGAAAAAATTCTTTTATTCACAATTCAGTCAATATGTCAAGAGTTACCTCGTGCCGTCGCTAGTATGAATACCCCTAGCTTGGATGGGGTAAAACAATCGCTCAACCTTCAAATCGCCCAAAATGAGGAAATATTAGCACAACTCCCAGCCTTAACCGCAACGGGTGTCCTCGATACAGAAACGGCTGATTTACGTGCCTACAAACTCCGGGCAGAAATTTCCCAACTGCGATCCCGACTCGCCGCACTACCCCCTGTAAATTTACAAGCGATCGCCCAAGCTGTTTCCATTCCCCAATTTTGGAATGATTTATCGGAAGCCGAGCGCCGATTCTATTTTCGAGAATTTATTCGGCACATTGAAATCATGCGTCAAGACCAGGAGTGGTGGCTAAAACTCATTTTTATTTTTTGA
- a CDS encoding murein transglycosylase A, producing MGKIITWLSLTVGMAFLSANGLALADAPQQPVNPKVGQENVAQQPVNPDAGRVNVPLRPVNLDESQVNLGALGLDDQLWGSAGQPGDRQALLKSLDNSLRFLASAKAAEAYRKYPVPEITRDRVRRSLVRFRQLVLNSRSPAQLQAAVKREFVFYKSVGRDEQGTVLFTGYFEPIYAASRRRSAEYRYPLYKLPTNFPRWKTPHPTRAELEGEDGLGTNSQLRGGELVWLRDRLEAFLVQVQGSARLQLPDGKQMTVGYAGKTDYPYVSIGRELVKDGKLPLEGLTLQVLIDYFRANPPELSQYLPRNQSFVFFRETYGAPAMGSVGVPVTPERSIATDKSLMPPGALALINAPIPYSNPMNQLETRMVNRYVLDQDTGSAIQGAGRVDIFMGTGPKAGDRAGAINGTGELYYLLLKK from the coding sequence ATGGGAAAAATAATAACTTGGCTCTCCCTAACTGTAGGGATGGCTTTCTTGAGTGCGAATGGTTTAGCCCTCGCCGATGCGCCGCAGCAACCCGTTAACCCGAAAGTGGGTCAGGAAAATGTAGCCCAGCAACCTGTTAATCCAGATGCGGGTCGAGTCAATGTGCCACTACGACCCGTAAACCTGGATGAGAGTCAGGTCAATCTGGGTGCATTGGGTTTAGACGATCAGTTGTGGGGGAGTGCGGGTCAACCGGGGGATCGGCAAGCGCTGTTGAAGTCGCTCGACAACAGCTTACGTTTTTTGGCTTCAGCCAAGGCGGCTGAGGCTTACCGGAAGTATCCGGTACCCGAAATAACACGCGATCGCGTCCGTCGCTCCCTCGTGCGTTTCCGCCAACTCGTTCTCAATTCCCGCTCTCCTGCACAGCTGCAAGCGGCGGTCAAGCGCGAGTTTGTTTTTTACAAGTCTGTCGGGAGAGACGAGCAGGGGACAGTCCTGTTTACGGGATATTTTGAACCGATTTATGCGGCGAGTCGGAGGCGGAGTGCCGAGTATCGCTACCCCCTCTACAAACTGCCTACTAACTTCCCAAGGTGGAAGACACCTCACCCGACCCGTGCTGAGTTAGAAGGGGAAGATGGTTTAGGGACCAACAGCCAACTCAGAGGGGGCGAACTGGTCTGGTTGCGCGATCGCTTAGAGGCGTTTCTCGTTCAAGTCCAGGGTTCCGCCCGTCTTCAACTCCCCGACGGCAAGCAAATGACAGTCGGTTATGCAGGCAAGACCGATTACCCCTATGTCAGCATCGGGCGAGAATTGGTTAAAGATGGCAAATTGCCCTTGGAGGGATTGACACTACAGGTTCTGATCGATTATTTTCGCGCCAATCCGCCTGAACTAAGTCAATATTTACCTCGCAATCAAAGCTTTGTTTTCTTCAGAGAAACCTACGGGGCACCCGCAATGGGTAGTGTTGGCGTACCAGTAACCCCAGAGCGCTCGATTGCGACGGATAAATCCCTAATGCCACCGGGAGCCTTAGCGCTGATTAATGCCCCCATCCCTTACTCCAACCCCATGAATCAGCTCGAAACTCGGATGGTGAATCGCTACGTACTCGATCAGGATACGGGCAGTGCGATTCAGGGAGCCGGTCGCGTTGATATCTTTATGGGAACAGGGCCAAAAGCAGGCGATCGCGCCGGGGCGATTAACGGAACAGGAGAACTTTATTACTTGTTGCTCAAAAAATAA